In one window of Burkholderia cenocepacia DNA:
- the phoR gene encoding phosphate regulon sensor histidine kinase PhoR, whose amino-acid sequence MNIIWARFLVSLVLLVLIGVLVGVFAGPTAGLVFVVVMLVAQGFFSTFHTQRLWRLLDAPVYGEVPSAPGIWGEIYYRLHKLAKQWHAQVRQVEQQHSRFIQAIQASPNGVAMLDDHDQIEWCNAIAEVHFGLDAKRDLRQHITNLVRHPDFVRYLNAQHYDETLLMRGMGDSRQNVLAVQVFPYGENRKLLLTQDITELERTDAMRRDFVANVSHELKTPLTVLSGFLETMRELPLNEEDRARYLDMMEQQASRMRHIVTDLLVLAKLEGESKPPVDHAIDMRAVFDHLKEDAQTLSNGHHDIAFSIDETLGVTGAQTELFSAFANLVTNAIRYTPDGGKIVVSWRREGAQGVFSVTDSGFGIPAADLPRLTERFYRVDRSRSRDTGGTGLGLAIVKHVLQRHDAHLYVQSEEGRGSTFTARFPGSRVIAIRPAAYEA is encoded by the coding sequence ATGAACATCATCTGGGCGCGCTTTCTGGTGTCGCTCGTGCTGCTCGTGCTGATCGGCGTATTGGTCGGCGTCTTCGCCGGCCCGACCGCGGGCCTCGTGTTCGTGGTCGTGATGCTGGTCGCGCAGGGCTTTTTCAGCACCTTCCATACGCAGCGTCTGTGGCGCCTGCTCGATGCGCCCGTCTACGGCGAGGTGCCGAGCGCGCCGGGCATCTGGGGCGAGATCTACTATCGGCTGCACAAGCTCGCGAAGCAGTGGCATGCGCAGGTGCGGCAGGTCGAACAGCAGCACTCGCGTTTCATCCAGGCGATCCAGGCCTCGCCGAACGGTGTCGCGATGCTCGACGACCATGACCAGATCGAGTGGTGCAACGCGATCGCCGAAGTCCATTTCGGCCTCGATGCGAAGCGCGACCTGCGCCAGCACATCACGAACCTGGTGCGCCACCCCGATTTCGTCCGCTACCTCAATGCGCAGCATTACGACGAGACGCTGCTGATGCGCGGCATGGGCGATTCGCGACAGAACGTGCTGGCCGTGCAGGTGTTTCCGTACGGCGAGAACCGCAAGCTGCTGCTCACGCAGGACATCACCGAGCTCGAACGCACCGACGCGATGCGGCGCGACTTCGTCGCGAACGTGTCGCACGAGCTGAAGACGCCGCTCACGGTGCTGTCGGGTTTCCTGGAGACGATGCGTGAGCTGCCGCTGAACGAGGAGGACCGCGCGCGCTATCTCGACATGATGGAGCAGCAGGCGTCGCGCATGCGGCACATCGTGACCGACCTGCTGGTGCTCGCGAAGCTGGAAGGCGAGAGCAAGCCGCCGGTCGATCACGCGATCGACATGCGGGCGGTGTTCGATCATCTGAAGGAGGATGCGCAGACGCTGTCGAACGGGCATCACGACATCGCGTTCTCGATCGACGAGACGCTCGGCGTCACGGGGGCTCAGACGGAGTTGTTCAGCGCGTTCGCGAATCTCGTCACGAACGCGATCCGCTATACGCCGGACGGCGGCAAGATCGTCGTGTCGTGGCGGCGCGAGGGCGCGCAAGGCGTGTTTTCCGTCACGGACAGCGGCTTCGGGATTCCGGCCGCCGATTTGCCGCGGCTCACCGAGCGCTTCTACCGGGTCGACCGCAGCCGTTCGCGCGATACCGGCGGCACGGGCCTCGGGCTCGCGATCGTCAAGCACGTGCTGCAGCGGCACGATGCGCATCTGTACGTGCAGAGCGAGGAAGGGCGCGGCAGTACGTTCACCGCGCGGTTCCCTGGCTCGCGCGTCATCGCGATCCGGCCGGCTGCTTACGAAGCATGA
- the ppk1 gene encoding polyphosphate kinase 1, protein MSVRYPLLNRELGILGFNERVLAQAADPQVPLLERLRFICITSSNLDEFFEVRMAGLQEQIRDNPGALTPDGMSLQHAYDLVVERAQRLVHRQYTMLHETVLPALEQEGIYFHASDSWNDEQLEWARRYFLDELLPVLTPIGLDPAHPFPRVLNKSLNFVVELEGRDAFGRQAVMGIVQAPRALPRVVRMPHALSGFEHGFVLLSSFMQRFVGELFPQLVVKSCNQFRITRNSELFVDEDEITNLRVALQGELPARHLGNAVRLEVSADTPLHIVRRLLEESELGDKDCYRVAGSVNLVRLMQIPDLVDRPDLKFTPFTASTPAVIANAPTMFDAIDAGDILLHHPYESFQPVLELLQQAARDPSVVAIKQTIYRTGTDSPLMDALMEAARNGKEVTVVVELLARFDEETNINWASQLEAVGAHVVYGVVGHKCHAKMMLIVRRVVQAGKASLRRYVHLGTGNYHPRTARLYTDFGLMTADQKICEDVHHVFQQLTGIGGELTLHELWQSPFTLHPRIIESIRAEIDNAQAGKRARIVAKMNALLEPSVIAALYEASQAGVKVDLIVRGVCALKPGVPGLSENITVRSIVGRFLEHHRIYYFHAGGAEDVYLSSADWMDRNLFRRVEVAFPIRERKLKRRVIAEGLSVCLGDNQSAWQMHSDGHYRRRRTGKTIRNAQLGLLAKFCS, encoded by the coding sequence ATGTCCGTCCGTTACCCGCTTCTCAACCGTGAACTCGGCATCCTCGGTTTCAACGAGCGCGTGCTGGCCCAGGCGGCCGATCCGCAAGTCCCTTTGCTCGAGCGCCTGCGCTTCATCTGCATCACCAGCAGCAACCTCGACGAATTCTTCGAAGTCCGGATGGCCGGCCTTCAGGAGCAGATCCGCGACAATCCCGGCGCGCTGACGCCCGACGGCATGTCGCTGCAGCACGCTTACGATCTCGTCGTCGAACGCGCGCAGCGGCTCGTGCATCGACAGTACACGATGCTGCACGAAACCGTGCTGCCGGCGCTCGAACAGGAAGGCATCTACTTCCACGCGAGCGACTCGTGGAACGACGAGCAACTCGAATGGGCGCGACGCTACTTCCTCGACGAACTGCTGCCGGTGCTGACGCCGATCGGCCTCGATCCGGCCCACCCGTTCCCGCGCGTGCTGAACAAGAGCCTGAACTTCGTCGTCGAGCTCGAAGGCCGCGACGCGTTCGGCCGCCAGGCCGTGATGGGCATCGTGCAGGCGCCGCGCGCGCTGCCGCGCGTCGTGCGCATGCCGCATGCGCTGTCGGGTTTCGAGCACGGCTTCGTGCTGCTGAGCTCGTTCATGCAGCGCTTCGTCGGCGAACTCTTCCCGCAACTCGTCGTGAAGAGCTGCAACCAGTTCCGCATCACGCGCAACAGCGAGCTGTTCGTCGACGAAGACGAAATCACGAACCTGCGTGTCGCGCTGCAGGGCGAACTGCCCGCGCGCCACCTCGGCAACGCGGTGCGCCTCGAAGTGTCGGCCGACACGCCGCTGCACATCGTGCGGCGCCTGCTCGAGGAAAGCGAACTCGGCGACAAGGACTGCTACCGCGTGGCCGGGTCCGTGAACCTCGTGCGCCTGATGCAGATTCCCGACCTCGTCGACCGCCCGGACCTGAAGTTCACGCCGTTCACCGCATCGACCCCCGCGGTAATCGCCAACGCGCCGACGATGTTCGACGCGATCGACGCCGGCGACATCCTGCTGCACCACCCGTACGAGAGCTTCCAGCCCGTGCTCGAACTGCTGCAGCAGGCCGCGAGAGACCCGAGCGTCGTCGCGATCAAGCAGACGATCTATCGCACCGGCACCGACTCGCCGCTGATGGACGCGCTGATGGAAGCCGCGCGCAACGGCAAGGAAGTGACCGTCGTCGTCGAGCTGCTCGCGCGCTTCGACGAGGAAACCAACATCAACTGGGCGTCGCAGCTCGAAGCCGTCGGCGCGCATGTCGTGTACGGCGTGGTCGGCCACAAGTGCCACGCGAAGATGATGCTGATCGTGCGACGCGTCGTGCAGGCCGGCAAGGCGTCGCTGCGCCGCTACGTGCATCTCGGCACCGGCAACTACCATCCGCGCACCGCGCGCCTCTACACCGACTTCGGGCTGATGACGGCCGACCAGAAGATCTGCGAGGACGTGCATCACGTGTTCCAGCAACTGACCGGGATCGGCGGCGAACTGACGCTGCACGAGCTGTGGCAGTCGCCGTTCACGCTGCATCCGCGCATCATCGAGTCGATCCGCGCGGAGATCGACAATGCGCAGGCCGGCAAGCGCGCGCGCATCGTCGCGAAAATGAACGCGCTGCTGGAGCCGTCGGTGATCGCCGCGCTGTACGAAGCGTCGCAGGCCGGCGTCAAGGTCGACCTGATCGTGCGCGGCGTCTGCGCGCTGAAGCCCGGTGTGCCGGGGCTGTCGGAAAACATCACGGTGCGCTCGATCGTCGGCCGCTTCCTCGAACACCACCGCATCTACTATTTCCATGCGGGCGGCGCCGAGGACGTCTATCTGTCGAGCGCCGACTGGATGGACCGCAACCTGTTCCGCCGCGTCGAAGTCGCGTTCCCGATCCGCGAGCGCAAGCTCAAGCGGCGCGTGATCGCCGAAGGACTGTCGGTGTGCCTCGGCGACAACCAGTCGGCATGGCAGATGCACAGCGACGGTCACTATCGCCGGCGCCGCACCGGCAAGACGATCCGCAACGCGCAGCTCGGGTTGCTCGCGAAGTTCTGTTCGTGA
- the ppx gene encoding exopolyphosphatase, with the protein MVTTPHLLAAVDLGSNSFRLIVGRVEETPAGSQIYPVDALREPVRLAAGLSSDKMLDRASQERGWEALKRFGERLRDFHPDHVRAVATNTLRVAKNAAEFLGEAEAALGFPIEVIAGREEARLIYAGAAHSVPASAGKRLVVDIGGGSTEFIIGSHYTPIVMESLYIGCVSHSRTFFPAGNVDEYTMRQAELAAKREIQIISSEYKKAGWDQAIGSSGTARALAELVEANGFNDPGITHGISRGGLERLKRALIKSENVNRLKLIALKPDRVPVLAGGLAIMLAVFEELGVDYVDTTDGALRLGVLYDLLGRTQHEDMRAVTVEGFTRRYGVDRAQAERIGALAARFYDELEEDDEEAREEGRMFLGWAAALHEIGLSISHSAYHKHSAYIASNADMPGFSRTDQARLAALVLGHAGKLGKLSQAREVEWPLLFCLRLAALLCRRRTDAGLPDISVSQMKKGGYEVRLPSAWVEQNPLTDYSLSQEAAEWEKVGIPYRVVYTGA; encoded by the coding sequence ATGGTTACAACTCCCCACTTGCTGGCTGCCGTGGATCTCGGCTCGAACAGCTTCCGGCTGATCGTCGGGCGCGTCGAGGAAACGCCGGCGGGCAGCCAGATCTATCCCGTCGACGCGCTGCGCGAGCCGGTTCGGCTCGCCGCGGGCCTGTCGAGCGACAAGATGCTCGATCGCGCGTCGCAGGAGCGTGGCTGGGAGGCGCTCAAGCGGTTCGGCGAGCGCCTGCGCGATTTCCATCCCGATCATGTGCGCGCGGTGGCGACCAACACGCTGCGCGTCGCGAAGAACGCCGCCGAATTCCTCGGCGAGGCCGAGGCGGCGCTCGGGTTCCCGATCGAAGTGATCGCGGGCCGCGAAGAGGCGCGCCTGATCTATGCGGGCGCCGCGCACTCGGTGCCGGCGAGCGCCGGCAAGCGGCTCGTCGTCGACATCGGCGGCGGCTCGACCGAATTCATCATCGGCTCGCACTACACGCCGATCGTGATGGAGAGCCTCTATATCGGTTGCGTGAGCCATAGCCGCACCTTCTTTCCGGCCGGCAACGTCGACGAATACACGATGCGGCAGGCCGAACTCGCGGCCAAGCGCGAGATCCAGATCATTTCGAGCGAATACAAGAAGGCTGGCTGGGACCAGGCGATCGGCTCGTCCGGCACCGCACGCGCGCTCGCCGAGCTCGTCGAGGCGAACGGCTTCAACGATCCGGGCATCACGCACGGCATTTCGCGCGGCGGCCTGGAGCGGCTGAAGCGTGCGCTGATCAAGTCGGAGAACGTCAACCGGCTGAAGCTGATCGCGCTGAAGCCCGACCGCGTGCCGGTACTCGCGGGCGGCCTGGCGATCATGCTGGCGGTGTTCGAGGAGCTGGGCGTCGACTACGTCGACACGACCGACGGCGCGCTGCGCCTCGGCGTGCTGTACGACCTGCTCGGCCGGACCCAGCACGAGGACATGCGCGCGGTGACCGTCGAGGGTTTCACACGCCGCTACGGCGTCGATCGCGCACAGGCCGAGCGGATCGGGGCGCTCGCCGCGCGTTTTTACGACGAGCTCGAGGAAGACGACGAGGAAGCGCGCGAGGAAGGGCGGATGTTCCTCGGCTGGGCGGCCGCATTGCACGAGATCGGCCTGTCGATCTCGCACAGCGCGTATCACAAGCATTCGGCCTATATCGCGAGCAATGCGGACATGCCGGGTTTTTCGCGTACCGACCAGGCGCGGCTTGCCGCGCTCGTGCTCGGCCATGCGGGCAAGCTCGGCAAGCTGTCGCAGGCGCGGGAGGTCGAATGGCCGCTGCTGTTCTGCCTGCGGCTCGCGGCGCTGCTGTGCCGGCGCCGGACCGATGCGGGGCTGCCCGACATTTCCGTTTCGCAGATGAAGAAGGGCGGGTACGAGGTGCGTCTGCCGAGCGCCTGGGTCGAGCAGAACCCGTTGACCGACTACAGCCTCAGCCAGGAGGCGGCGGAGTGGGAGAAGGTCGGTATCCCGTATCGCGTGGTTTATACCGGCGCGTGA
- the sixA gene encoding phosphohistidine phosphatase SixA: MMNLILWRHAEAEDYATSDLARQLTVRGRKDAQAMAKWLRGRLETNTVIVASPAARTVQTVEALTDQYRTVDALAPGGSVDDVLAAAGWPDGIAPTVVIVGHQPTLGSVAAQLVAGSDDSWSIKKGGIVWLASRTRDGSRQAVLRAVLTPELV; this comes from the coding sequence ATGATGAACCTGATCCTGTGGCGCCACGCGGAAGCCGAAGACTACGCGACGAGCGATCTCGCGCGCCAGCTGACCGTGCGCGGCCGCAAGGACGCGCAGGCGATGGCCAAATGGCTGCGCGGCCGGCTCGAGACGAATACCGTGATTGTCGCGAGCCCGGCGGCGCGCACCGTGCAGACCGTCGAGGCGCTGACCGACCAGTACCGGACCGTCGACGCCCTCGCGCCGGGCGGCAGTGTCGACGACGTGCTGGCGGCGGCCGGTTGGCCGGACGGTATCGCACCGACGGTCGTGATCGTCGGCCATCAGCCGACGCTCGGCAGCGTTGCCGCGCAGTTGGTCGCCGGCAGCGACGACAGCTGGAGCATCAAGAAGGGCGGAATCGTGTGGCTGGCGAGCCGCACGCGCGACGGCAGCAGGCAGGCCGTATTGCGGGCGGTTTTGACGCCGGAACTGGTGTAA
- a CDS encoding GNAT family N-acetyltransferase — protein MRELPTPTLPFASLPLDTSRRHLPRASETVTSEYRLRAAWARTEDELREAQRLRYSVFAEEMGAQVSGPSGLDVDPFDVYCDHLLVRDLDTLKVVGTYRVLPPHQAARVGRLYAEGEFDLSRLTHLRGKMVEVGRSCVHSDYRSGAVIMALWGGLGAYMMQNGYETMLGCASVSMADGGHYAANLYQSLSAGSLTAPEYRAFPHTALPVDELQTGTVVAPPPLIKGYLRLGAKICGAPAWDPDFNCADFLTLFRLSDINARYARHFLG, from the coding sequence ATGCGAGAACTGCCGACGCCTACGCTCCCTTTTGCCTCGCTGCCCCTCGACACGTCGCGACGCCACCTGCCGCGCGCCAGTGAAACCGTCACATCGGAGTATCGCCTGCGCGCCGCATGGGCGCGTACGGAAGACGAATTGCGCGAAGCCCAGCGCCTGCGCTACAGCGTGTTCGCCGAAGAGATGGGCGCGCAGGTCAGCGGCCCGTCCGGTCTCGATGTCGATCCGTTCGACGTGTATTGCGACCACCTGCTGGTCCGCGATCTCGACACGCTGAAAGTCGTCGGCACGTACCGCGTGCTGCCGCCGCACCAGGCGGCGCGTGTCGGCCGCCTGTACGCCGAAGGCGAATTCGACCTGTCGCGCCTCACGCACCTGCGCGGCAAGATGGTCGAGGTCGGCCGCTCGTGCGTGCACAGCGACTACCGCAGCGGCGCCGTCATCATGGCGCTGTGGGGCGGTCTGGGCGCATACATGATGCAGAACGGCTACGAGACGATGCTCGGCTGCGCGAGCGTGTCGATGGCCGACGGCGGCCACTACGCGGCGAATCTGTACCAGTCGCTGTCGGCGGGCTCGCTGACGGCGCCCGAGTATCGCGCATTCCCGCACACGGCCCTGCCTGTCGATGAACTGCAGACGGGCACCGTCGTCGCACCGCCGCCGCTGATCAAGGGTTACCTGCGTCTCGGCGCGAAGATTTGCGGCGCCCCGGCCTGGGATCCCGATTTCAACTGCGCGGATTTCCTGACGCTGTTCCGTCTGTCAGACATCAACGCGCGCTACGCCCGCCACTTCCTGGGCTGA
- a CDS encoding MATE family efflux transporter, translating into MSESALPLGAGSTSAAVTHRRVLALAFPIVLANLTQPILGAVDTAVAGHLDGTQYLGGVALGGLFFNFVFWGFGFLRMGTTGLVAQAHGAGDAAGIRLNLLRALIVAFALGAAVLALQVPLLSFALSALGGSDAVRATALAYSHARIWSAPFALANYVVLGYLLGVQRVRLALVAQVFINAVNIGAVLLYVYGFGWGIAGIGAATATADACGFALGAWMLWRLRPRGLAPLAVRALADRVALKRLIALNRDIFLRTLCLLGAFGWFAHLGAKQGDATLAANALLLNFQTFMAYGLDGFAHAAEALVGAAAGARDRRAFRQAVRVTLFWSALGALLFALVYWAAGGWIVARLTDQAEIRAVALRYLPWAAISPIVSVWGFLLDGVFIGATQTQSLMRAMVVSLSIFVAATLAAVGTFGNHGLWFALLLFMAARGATLARYLPALLRRVGAAPQAAPAARA; encoded by the coding sequence ATGTCCGAATCCGCCTTACCGCTCGGGGCCGGCAGCACGTCGGCCGCCGTCACGCATCGGCGCGTCCTCGCGCTCGCGTTCCCGATCGTCCTTGCGAACCTGACCCAGCCGATCCTCGGCGCCGTCGACACGGCCGTCGCCGGCCACCTCGACGGGACGCAATATCTCGGCGGCGTCGCGCTCGGCGGGCTGTTCTTCAATTTCGTGTTCTGGGGCTTCGGCTTCCTGCGGATGGGGACGACCGGCCTCGTCGCGCAGGCGCATGGCGCCGGCGACGCCGCCGGAATCCGCCTGAACCTGCTGCGCGCGCTGATCGTCGCGTTCGCGCTCGGCGCCGCGGTGCTGGCGCTGCAGGTGCCGCTGCTGTCGTTCGCGCTGTCCGCGCTCGGCGGCAGCGATGCCGTCCGCGCGACGGCGCTCGCATACAGCCACGCACGGATCTGGAGCGCACCGTTCGCGCTCGCGAACTACGTGGTGCTCGGCTACCTGCTGGGCGTACAGCGCGTCCGGCTCGCACTCGTCGCGCAGGTGTTCATCAACGCGGTGAACATCGGTGCCGTGCTGCTCTACGTGTACGGCTTCGGCTGGGGCATCGCCGGCATCGGCGCCGCGACCGCCACCGCGGACGCGTGCGGTTTCGCGCTCGGCGCGTGGATGCTGTGGCGGCTGCGGCCGCGCGGCCTTGCACCGCTCGCGGTACGCGCGCTTGCCGACCGCGTCGCGCTCAAGCGGCTGATCGCGCTCAATCGCGACATCTTCCTGCGCACGCTGTGCCTGCTCGGCGCGTTCGGCTGGTTCGCGCATCTCGGCGCAAAACAAGGCGACGCGACGCTCGCCGCGAACGCGCTACTGCTGAATTTCCAGACCTTCATGGCGTACGGCCTCGACGGCTTCGCGCATGCGGCCGAGGCGCTCGTCGGCGCGGCGGCCGGCGCGCGCGATCGCCGCGCCTTCCGGCAAGCCGTGCGCGTCACGCTGTTCTGGTCGGCACTCGGCGCGCTGCTGTTCGCGCTCGTTTACTGGGCGGCGGGCGGCTGGATCGTCGCGCGCCTGACCGACCAGGCCGAGATCCGCGCCGTCGCGCTGCGCTACCTGCCGTGGGCCGCGATCTCGCCGATCGTGTCGGTCTGGGGTTTCCTGCTCGACGGCGTGTTCATCGGCGCCACGCAGACGCAATCGCTGATGCGCGCGATGGTCGTGTCGTTGTCGATTTTCGTCGCGGCGACGCTCGCCGCCGTCGGCACGTTCGGCAATCATGGCCTCTGGTTCGCGCTGCTGCTGTTCATGGCGGCACGCGGCGCGACGCTCGCGCGTTACCTGCCGGCGCTGTTGCGGCGCGTTGGCGCCGCACCGCAAGCCGCGCCCGCGGCCCGCGCGTGA
- a CDS encoding DUF2288 domain-containing protein: MSSDQHAAGASHSPLYAKLLGETAKIDWCDLERFFAQGKLLSIARDLDLVSVAEAVASDDAEQVTRWLSSGLVARMPAETAADYAARNPELWAVVVSPWVCVQERA, from the coding sequence ATGTCCTCTGATCAACACGCCGCGGGCGCGTCGCACAGCCCGCTCTACGCCAAACTCCTCGGCGAAACCGCCAAGATCGACTGGTGCGATCTCGAACGCTTCTTCGCGCAGGGCAAGCTGCTGTCGATCGCGCGCGACCTCGATCTCGTCAGCGTCGCGGAAGCGGTTGCCAGCGACGATGCCGAACAGGTTACGCGCTGGCTGTCGTCCGGCCTCGTCGCGCGCATGCCGGCCGAAACCGCCGCCGACTACGCGGCGCGCAATCCGGAGCTGTGGGCGGTCGTCGTCTCGCCGTGGGTCTGCGTGCAGGAACGCGCCTGA
- a CDS encoding acyl-CoA synthetase yields MLPAADRYDHLLSRFRWDIPARYNIGVDVCDKWADGSGRVALIHETAQGDVSRLTFDDLKHASNRLANSFARAGLRRGDRIGIFLAQGPETAIAHLAAYKFGAIAVPLFTLFGVDALEYRLANSEAAALVTDSAGYAKIAPLRAQLPALHTVYCIGDDAPDVPGVLRYDAALAAEAPDFVPVDTAADDPALIIYTSGTTGKPKGALHAHRVLLGHLPGVEMSQQCFPRDARLFWTPADWAWIGGLLDVLLPSWHHGVPVLAHRFEKFDGDAAFALMARHGVTHAFLPPTALKLMRAVVAPRERHTLALKSVASGGESLGTELTAWGRDALGVTINEFYGQTECNMVLSSCAALFDARPGAIGKAVPGHAVAIVDAHGTPLPPGVEGRIAVRRPDPVMFLEYWRNADATRDKFAGDYLLTGDTGTIDADGFVRFVGRDDDVITSAGYRIGPGPIEDCLLTHPAVRMAAVVGVPDATRTEIVKAFVVLNPGHVGDAALVGALQAHVRTRLAAHEYPRAIAFVDALPMTATGKIVRRALRDA; encoded by the coding sequence ATGCTGCCCGCCGCCGACCGCTACGATCACCTCCTCTCCCGCTTCCGCTGGGACATTCCGGCGCGCTACAACATCGGCGTGGACGTGTGCGACAAATGGGCCGACGGCAGCGGACGCGTCGCGCTGATCCACGAAACGGCGCAAGGCGACGTTTCCCGCCTCACGTTCGACGACCTGAAGCATGCTTCTAACCGGCTCGCGAACAGCTTTGCGCGTGCCGGCCTGCGGCGCGGCGACCGGATCGGCATCTTTCTCGCGCAAGGCCCCGAAACGGCCATCGCACACCTGGCCGCGTACAAGTTCGGCGCGATCGCGGTACCGCTCTTCACGCTGTTCGGCGTCGATGCGCTCGAGTACCGGCTCGCGAACAGCGAGGCGGCCGCGCTCGTCACCGACTCGGCCGGTTACGCGAAGATCGCGCCGCTGCGCGCGCAACTGCCGGCGCTGCATACCGTCTACTGCATCGGCGACGATGCGCCCGACGTGCCCGGCGTGCTGCGCTACGATGCGGCGCTCGCCGCCGAGGCGCCGGATTTCGTGCCGGTGGATACGGCCGCAGACGATCCGGCGCTGATCATCTACACGTCCGGCACGACGGGCAAACCGAAGGGCGCGCTGCACGCGCATCGCGTGCTGCTCGGCCATCTGCCGGGCGTCGAGATGTCGCAGCAGTGCTTCCCGCGCGACGCGCGCCTGTTCTGGACGCCCGCCGACTGGGCATGGATCGGCGGGTTGCTCGACGTGCTGCTGCCGTCATGGCATCACGGCGTGCCGGTGCTCGCGCACCGCTTCGAGAAATTCGACGGCGACGCGGCGTTCGCGCTGATGGCGCGGCACGGCGTCACCCACGCCTTTCTGCCGCCCACCGCGCTGAAGCTGATGCGCGCCGTCGTGGCGCCGCGCGAACGCCACACGCTGGCGCTGAAATCGGTCGCGAGCGGCGGCGAATCGCTCGGCACCGAACTGACGGCATGGGGCCGCGATGCGCTCGGCGTAACGATCAACGAGTTCTACGGGCAAACCGAATGCAACATGGTGCTGTCGTCGTGCGCGGCGCTGTTCGATGCGCGGCCCGGCGCGATCGGCAAGGCGGTGCCCGGTCATGCGGTCGCGATCGTCGATGCGCACGGCACGCCGCTGCCGCCCGGCGTCGAAGGCCGCATCGCGGTGCGCCGCCCCGACCCGGTGATGTTTCTCGAATACTGGCGCAACGCCGACGCGACGCGCGACAAGTTCGCGGGCGACTACCTGCTCACCGGCGATACGGGCACGATCGACGCCGACGGCTTCGTGCGCTTCGTCGGCCGCGACGACGACGTGATCACGAGCGCCGGTTACCGGATCGGCCCCGGCCCGATCGAGGACTGCCTGCTCACGCATCCGGCGGTGCGGATGGCCGCCGTCGTCGGCGTGCCCGACGCGACGCGCACCGAGATCGTCAAGGCGTTCGTCGTGCTGAACCCTGGCCACGTCGGCGACGCCGCGCTCGTCGGCGCGCTGCAGGCACATGTGCGCACGCGGCTCGCCGCCCACGAGTACCCGCGCGCGATCGCGTTCGTCGACGCCCTGCCGATGACCGCGACCGGCAAGATCGTCCGGCGCGCGCTGCGCGACGCGTGA
- a CDS encoding peptidoglycan DD-metalloendopeptidase family protein, producing MFGTTTKRLFAAACAALLVACGSAPVGPGFYRVERGDTLYKIARDNRTSVQSIVRWNQMTNPDAIEVGQVLRVAPPPGTTTASTPSTTGTGSAGRARPAPSAPVESAVKPATSIALIWPAAGNVVRTFDGSKSKGIDIANSPGTPVVAAAPGVVVYAGNGLRGYGNLIILKHNADYLTAYAHNRALLVKEGQSVTQGQSIAEMGNSDSDRVALHFELRYGGRSIDPSRYLPAR from the coding sequence ATGTTCGGAACAACAACGAAGCGACTCTTCGCAGCCGCCTGCGCCGCGCTGCTCGTCGCGTGCGGCTCCGCGCCCGTCGGCCCCGGGTTCTATCGCGTCGAGCGTGGCGACACGCTCTACAAGATCGCGCGCGACAACCGCACGTCGGTACAGAGCATCGTGCGCTGGAACCAGATGACGAACCCCGATGCGATCGAAGTCGGCCAGGTGCTGCGCGTCGCGCCGCCGCCCGGCACGACCACCGCATCGACGCCGTCGACCACCGGCACCGGCAGCGCCGGCCGTGCGCGCCCGGCGCCTTCCGCACCGGTCGAATCGGCCGTGAAGCCGGCCACGAGCATTGCGCTGATCTGGCCGGCGGCCGGCAACGTCGTGCGCACGTTCGACGGCTCGAAATCGAAAGGCATCGACATCGCGAATTCGCCGGGCACGCCGGTGGTCGCGGCCGCGCCGGGTGTCGTGGTCTATGCCGGTAACGGGCTGCGCGGCTACGGCAACCTGATCATCCTGAAGCACAACGCCGATTACCTGACGGCCTACGCGCACAATCGCGCGCTGCTGGTGAAGGAAGGCCAGTCGGTCACACAAGGGCAATCGATCGCCGAGATGGGCAACAGCGACAGCGATCGTGTCGCACTGCATTTCGAGCTGCGCTACGGCGGCCGCTCGATCGATCCGTCACGCTACCTGCCGGCGCGCTGA